One window of the Hippoglossus hippoglossus isolate fHipHip1 chromosome 9, fHipHip1.pri, whole genome shotgun sequence genome contains the following:
- the hps4 gene encoding Hermansky-Pudlak syndrome 4 protein isoform X2 produces MTEEPSPLSLGFPSVMAELIRRCTYFFLYDGSKVKGEGDPTKEGICYFYPEETPVDKQELLCGQLAGVGRCVSELSSSPVRILRLRRSKYAIRMKDDFFWALGCSVEVPTTSVCELLDQLINLFCFYNGSVRQSYQLNSQETLAARWGQYLSHLQPGSSEFHRIFSCLRTIDSTNVDPLLLLKAALILQACQRCPLVLAGCILFRGRVVSTQMTPKLTMKVMVHESETYSKRRNGSGASGRSGAAVSSTTVFLTLSELQYLQSAPVDKDLSSHSTPRRDAPQKKTRLSRTLSEMASSESDSSDLGPSQSPQKVSFSPCLSESDYSVSSPAPSQSADPLNPPPQSPEPPFSNEQHSLETPDESDYQSFHSNEGGDSQVHSKGDGSVFEENSLLNGCGTEFDMRGAESGHEESHDDEEVVGDRGVDGCGSAHGHKAEVHDPPPSSGASEDPEESPLIPMMLYLHRVKGLVLALLVDPPFLTDTASMEEVYHSSLASLNGLEAHLRTISPGAPGVLGPYIFAHFDCIQSTLTILTFLLDQPVWSTRGSPGASFCQGNIASSLAFL; encoded by the exons ATGACCGAGGAACCTTCTCCGCTTTCTCTGGGCTTTCCCTCGGTGATGGCTGAGCTAATACGAAG gTGTACTTATTTCTTTCTCTACGATggatcaaaggtcaaaggagaGGGGGACCCCACGAAAGAGGGAATCTGCTACTTTTATCCTGAAGAG ACCCCTGTAGATAAGCAGGAGCTTCTCTGCGGACAGCTCGCTGGCGTAGGCCGCTGTGTCTCTGagctgtcctcctctcctgtgcGCATCCTGAGGCTACGTCGCAGCAAGTATGCCATCCGCATGAAGGATGACTTCTTCTGG GCTCTGGGCTGCTCAGTGGAAGTCCCCAccaccagtgtgtgtgagctccTGGATCAGCTCAttaatctgttttgtttctacAATGGCTCTGTCCGACAGAGCTACCAG CTTAACAGTCAGGAAACGTTGGCTGCTCGATGGGGGCAGTACCTCTCACACCTGCAGCCAGGATCCTCAGAGTTCCATCGCATCTTCAGCTGTTTACGTACCATCGACTCAACTAAT GTTGACCCACTTCTGTTGCTCAAAGCTGCCCTTATTCTTCAGGCATGTcagcgctgccctctagtgttgGCAGGCTGCATCCTATTCAGAGGAAG AGTTGTCAGCACACAGATGACTCCTAAGCTCACAATGAAGGTCATGGTCCATGAGAGTGAGACGTACTCCAAG aGGCGCAATGGATCAGGGGCCTCCGGCAGATCTGGTGCTGCTGTCAGCTCCACGACAGTGTTCCTGACCTTATCTGAACTCCAGTACCTGCAGTCTGCTCCTGTCGACAAAGATCTCAG TTCCCATTCTACTCCGCGCAGAGACGCTCCCCAGAAGAAGACCCGCCTGTCAAGAACGTTATCTGAAATGGCCTCCAGTGAGTCCGATTCATCTGACCTCGGTCCCTCCCAGTCTCCTCAGAAGGTGTCCTTCAGTCCTTGCTTGTCAGAATCAGATTACTCAGTGTCTAGCCCAGCTCCATCGCAGAGCGCTGATCCCCTCAACCCTCCACCGCAGTCCCCTGAGCCTCCTTTCTCCAATGAACAACATTCCCTTGAAACACCGGACGAATCGGATTATCAGAGTTTTCACAGCAACGAAGGTGGCGACAGCCAGGTACATAGCAAAGGAGATGGCTCTGTGTTTGAAGAAAACTCCCTCCTCAATGGCTGCGGGACAGAATTTGACATGCGAGGGGCAGAGTCAGGCCACGAGGAATCACATGACGatgaggaggtggtgggagaTAGAGGCGTGGATGGCTGTGGGAGTGCGCATGGTCACAAGGCGGAGGTGCACGatccccctccttcctctggtGCCTCTGAAGACCCAGAGGAGAGTCCACTGATCCCCATGATGCTGTACTTGCACCGGGTGAAAGGCTTGGTGCTGGCCCTGCTGGTGGATCCTCCCTTCCTGACTGACACAGCTTCTATGGAGGAAGTG TATCACAGCAGCCTGGCGTCACTAAACGGACTGGAGGCTCATCTGAGGACCATTTCTCCAGGGGCCCCGGGTGTTCTGGGTCCCTACATCTTTGCCCATTTTGACTGCATTCAGAGCACACTGACGA TTTTAACTTTTCTGCTGGA ccaaCCTGTCTGGTCGACCAGGGGGAGCCCCGGAGCATCCTTTTGTCAGGGCAACATCGCTTCTTCACTCGCATTTCTGTAA
- the si:ch211-170d8.2 gene encoding uncharacterized protein si:ch211-170d8.2, with protein sequence MESWHHTEAACCSSVRIRKSGSRHLTMASSHCIRIALILLSVMTSDTGVYGRAVDALGFASQSPRSADESSGPTLRTEEAHRERCAELAAPWLENKQAPGDNTTTLQFRGRPFSPGASQGLVFPGKSLFNFVRRVYQCCHGGLTCRRVKGIQGRLRGDRDVEFLLTREILSLTVTRAELHLQLSNPQQLDIHPVLPSMEKRNLPTRYSVWSRGSRLELRVDLLFLFQSLQEAAGGAGGGGPSLVNMRRVAFSSRGDPLRENPAPHTLHDANGHTWGDGLASGLPALELVLGCSQAGAGVSCGSGGVHLSHTPFMALYYR encoded by the exons ATGGAGAGCTGGCACCACACAGAAGCAGCCTGTTGTTCGTCAGTGAGGATCCGAAAGTCAGGATCTAGACACCTCACCATGGCCTCCTCGCACTGTATCCGGATTGCTCTAATTCTTCTCTCGGTGATGACAAGTGACACTGGAGTATATGGTCGCGCAGTAGATGCGCTGGGATTTGCGTCGCAGTCGCCGAGAAGTGCAGATGAATCATCCGGACCAACTTTACGCACGGAGGAGGCGCACCGGGAGCGCTGCGCAGAGCTGGCGGCGCCTtggctggaaaacaaacaagcaccCGGGGATAACACGACGACGTTGCAATTCCGTGGTCGACCCTTTTCCCCGGGAGCCTCGCAAGGCCTGGTGTTCCCAGGGAAATCTCTTTTCAACTTTGTCCGACGGGTTTACCAATGCTGTCACGGGGGACTAACCTGCAGACGCGTCAAAGGGATTCAAGGTCGTTTGAGAGGAG ATAGAGATGTGGAGTTTCTCCTCACCAGGGAGATTCTGTCACTGACAGTAACGAGAGCCGAGCTTCACCTTCAACTTTCCAACCCGCAGCAACTGGACATCCACCCCGTGCTTCCATCCATGGAAAAGCGCAACCTTCCAACAAG GTACAGTGTGTGGTCACGGGGCAGCAGGCTGGAGCTCAGAGTGGATCTGCTGTTCCTCTTCCAGAGTCTGCAGGAGGCGGCAGGtggtgctggaggagggggTCCCAGTTTGGTGAACATGCGGCGGGTGGCGTTTTCTTCCAGGGGGGATCCACTTAGAGAAAACCCAGCTCCTCACACTCTGCATGACGCCAACGGCCACACGTGGGGGGATGGGCTCGCCAGTGGGCTGCCTGCTCTGGAGCTGGTGCTGGGCTGCAGTCAGGCTGGAGCAGGGGTGTCCTGCGGGAGTGGCGGTgttcatctctcacacacacctttcatGGCTCTGTACTACAGATAA
- the hps4 gene encoding Hermansky-Pudlak syndrome 4 protein isoform X1, which translates to MTEEPSPLSLGFPSVMAELIRRCTYFFLYDGSKVKGEGDPTKEGICYFYPEETPVDKQELLCGQLAGVGRCVSELSSSPVRILRLRRSKYAIRMKDDFFWALGCSVEVPTTSVCELLDQLINLFCFYNGSVRQSYQLNSQETLAARWGQYLSHLQPGSSEFHRIFSCLRTIDSTNVDPLLLLKAALILQACQRCPLVLAGCILFRGRVVSTQMTPKLTMKVMVHESETYSKRRNGSGASGRSGAAVSSTTVFLTLSELQYLQSAPVDKDLSSHSTPRRDAPQKKTRLSRTLSEMASSESDSSDLGPSQSPQKVSFSPCLSESDYSVSSPAPSQSADPLNPPPQSPEPPFSNEQHSLETPDESDYQSFHSNEGGDSQVHSKGDGSVFEENSLLNGCGTEFDMRGAESGHEESHDDEEVVGDRGVDGCGSAHGHKAEVHDPPPSSGASEDPEESPLIPMMLYLHRVKGLVLALLVDPPFLTDTASMEEVYHSSLASLNGLEAHLRTISPGAPGVLGPYIFAHFDCIQSTLTTNLSGRPGGAPEHPFVRATSLLHSHFCNTKTLQEAIIRSAGAAVYGTRSVAQETYFQQHGGSLRNSGIPNHQDSAFSLPSKARHRLLKHGVNLL; encoded by the exons ATGACCGAGGAACCTTCTCCGCTTTCTCTGGGCTTTCCCTCGGTGATGGCTGAGCTAATACGAAG gTGTACTTATTTCTTTCTCTACGATggatcaaaggtcaaaggagaGGGGGACCCCACGAAAGAGGGAATCTGCTACTTTTATCCTGAAGAG ACCCCTGTAGATAAGCAGGAGCTTCTCTGCGGACAGCTCGCTGGCGTAGGCCGCTGTGTCTCTGagctgtcctcctctcctgtgcGCATCCTGAGGCTACGTCGCAGCAAGTATGCCATCCGCATGAAGGATGACTTCTTCTGG GCTCTGGGCTGCTCAGTGGAAGTCCCCAccaccagtgtgtgtgagctccTGGATCAGCTCAttaatctgttttgtttctacAATGGCTCTGTCCGACAGAGCTACCAG CTTAACAGTCAGGAAACGTTGGCTGCTCGATGGGGGCAGTACCTCTCACACCTGCAGCCAGGATCCTCAGAGTTCCATCGCATCTTCAGCTGTTTACGTACCATCGACTCAACTAAT GTTGACCCACTTCTGTTGCTCAAAGCTGCCCTTATTCTTCAGGCATGTcagcgctgccctctagtgttgGCAGGCTGCATCCTATTCAGAGGAAG AGTTGTCAGCACACAGATGACTCCTAAGCTCACAATGAAGGTCATGGTCCATGAGAGTGAGACGTACTCCAAG aGGCGCAATGGATCAGGGGCCTCCGGCAGATCTGGTGCTGCTGTCAGCTCCACGACAGTGTTCCTGACCTTATCTGAACTCCAGTACCTGCAGTCTGCTCCTGTCGACAAAGATCTCAG TTCCCATTCTACTCCGCGCAGAGACGCTCCCCAGAAGAAGACCCGCCTGTCAAGAACGTTATCTGAAATGGCCTCCAGTGAGTCCGATTCATCTGACCTCGGTCCCTCCCAGTCTCCTCAGAAGGTGTCCTTCAGTCCTTGCTTGTCAGAATCAGATTACTCAGTGTCTAGCCCAGCTCCATCGCAGAGCGCTGATCCCCTCAACCCTCCACCGCAGTCCCCTGAGCCTCCTTTCTCCAATGAACAACATTCCCTTGAAACACCGGACGAATCGGATTATCAGAGTTTTCACAGCAACGAAGGTGGCGACAGCCAGGTACATAGCAAAGGAGATGGCTCTGTGTTTGAAGAAAACTCCCTCCTCAATGGCTGCGGGACAGAATTTGACATGCGAGGGGCAGAGTCAGGCCACGAGGAATCACATGACGatgaggaggtggtgggagaTAGAGGCGTGGATGGCTGTGGGAGTGCGCATGGTCACAAGGCGGAGGTGCACGatccccctccttcctctggtGCCTCTGAAGACCCAGAGGAGAGTCCACTGATCCCCATGATGCTGTACTTGCACCGGGTGAAAGGCTTGGTGCTGGCCCTGCTGGTGGATCCTCCCTTCCTGACTGACACAGCTTCTATGGAGGAAGTG TATCACAGCAGCCTGGCGTCACTAAACGGACTGGAGGCTCATCTGAGGACCATTTCTCCAGGGGCCCCGGGTGTTCTGGGTCCCTACATCTTTGCCCATTTTGACTGCATTCAGAGCACACTGACGA ccaaCCTGTCTGGTCGACCAGGGGGAGCCCCGGAGCATCCTTTTGTCAGGGCAACATCGCTTCTTCACTCGCATTTCTGTAACACTAAAACTCTGCAGGAGGCTATTATCAG GAGCGCCGGTGCTGCAGTGTATGGAACCCGCAGCGTGGCTCAGGAGACTTACTTCCAGCAGCACGGGGGATCACTGAGGAACTCTGGCATCCCCAACCACCAGGACAGCGCGTTCTCGCTGCCCAGCAAGGCCCGACACAGACTACTGAAGCACGGGGTAAACCTGCTCTGA
- the hps4 gene encoding Hermansky-Pudlak syndrome 4 protein isoform X3 codes for MTEEPSPLSLGFPSVMAELIRRCTYFFLYDGSKVKGEGDPTKEGICYFYPEETPVDKQELLCGQLAGVGRCVSELSSSPVRILRLRRSKYAIRMKDDFFWALGCSVEVPTTSVCELLDQLINLFCFYNGSVRQSYQLNSQETLAARWGQYLSHLQPGSSEFHRIFSCLRTIDSTNVDPLLLLKAALILQACQRCPLVLAGCILFRGRVVSTQMTPKLTMKVMVHESETYSKRRNGSGASGRSGAAVSSTTVFLTLSELQYLQSAPVDKDLSSHSTPRRDAPQKKTRLSRTLSEMASSESDSSDLGPSQSPQKVSFSPCLSESDYSVSSPAPSQSADPLNPPPQSPEPPFSNEQHSLETPDESDYQSFHSNEGGDSQVHSKGDGSVFEENSLLNGCGTEFDMRGAESGHEESHDDEEVVGDRGVDGCGSAHGHKAEVHDPPPSSGASEDPEESPLIPMMLYLHRVKGLVLALLVDPPFLTDTASMEEVYHSSLASLNGLEAHLRTISPGAPGVLGPYIFAHFDCIQSTLTILTFLLE; via the exons ATGACCGAGGAACCTTCTCCGCTTTCTCTGGGCTTTCCCTCGGTGATGGCTGAGCTAATACGAAG gTGTACTTATTTCTTTCTCTACGATggatcaaaggtcaaaggagaGGGGGACCCCACGAAAGAGGGAATCTGCTACTTTTATCCTGAAGAG ACCCCTGTAGATAAGCAGGAGCTTCTCTGCGGACAGCTCGCTGGCGTAGGCCGCTGTGTCTCTGagctgtcctcctctcctgtgcGCATCCTGAGGCTACGTCGCAGCAAGTATGCCATCCGCATGAAGGATGACTTCTTCTGG GCTCTGGGCTGCTCAGTGGAAGTCCCCAccaccagtgtgtgtgagctccTGGATCAGCTCAttaatctgttttgtttctacAATGGCTCTGTCCGACAGAGCTACCAG CTTAACAGTCAGGAAACGTTGGCTGCTCGATGGGGGCAGTACCTCTCACACCTGCAGCCAGGATCCTCAGAGTTCCATCGCATCTTCAGCTGTTTACGTACCATCGACTCAACTAAT GTTGACCCACTTCTGTTGCTCAAAGCTGCCCTTATTCTTCAGGCATGTcagcgctgccctctagtgttgGCAGGCTGCATCCTATTCAGAGGAAG AGTTGTCAGCACACAGATGACTCCTAAGCTCACAATGAAGGTCATGGTCCATGAGAGTGAGACGTACTCCAAG aGGCGCAATGGATCAGGGGCCTCCGGCAGATCTGGTGCTGCTGTCAGCTCCACGACAGTGTTCCTGACCTTATCTGAACTCCAGTACCTGCAGTCTGCTCCTGTCGACAAAGATCTCAG TTCCCATTCTACTCCGCGCAGAGACGCTCCCCAGAAGAAGACCCGCCTGTCAAGAACGTTATCTGAAATGGCCTCCAGTGAGTCCGATTCATCTGACCTCGGTCCCTCCCAGTCTCCTCAGAAGGTGTCCTTCAGTCCTTGCTTGTCAGAATCAGATTACTCAGTGTCTAGCCCAGCTCCATCGCAGAGCGCTGATCCCCTCAACCCTCCACCGCAGTCCCCTGAGCCTCCTTTCTCCAATGAACAACATTCCCTTGAAACACCGGACGAATCGGATTATCAGAGTTTTCACAGCAACGAAGGTGGCGACAGCCAGGTACATAGCAAAGGAGATGGCTCTGTGTTTGAAGAAAACTCCCTCCTCAATGGCTGCGGGACAGAATTTGACATGCGAGGGGCAGAGTCAGGCCACGAGGAATCACATGACGatgaggaggtggtgggagaTAGAGGCGTGGATGGCTGTGGGAGTGCGCATGGTCACAAGGCGGAGGTGCACGatccccctccttcctctggtGCCTCTGAAGACCCAGAGGAGAGTCCACTGATCCCCATGATGCTGTACTTGCACCGGGTGAAAGGCTTGGTGCTGGCCCTGCTGGTGGATCCTCCCTTCCTGACTGACACAGCTTCTATGGAGGAAGTG TATCACAGCAGCCTGGCGTCACTAAACGGACTGGAGGCTCATCTGAGGACCATTTCTCCAGGGGCCCCGGGTGTTCTGGGTCCCTACATCTTTGCCCATTTTGACTGCATTCAGAGCACACTGACGA TTTTAACTTTTCTGCTGGAGTGA